The Paenibacillus sophorae genome has a segment encoding these proteins:
- a CDS encoding glycosyltransferase yields MEASPRKSIKQQGVSIITCTNRQGYAGNLFKNYSRQQHPRKELIIIVNNDKIPLSPYQRLAKKHKNVQVFRVPGHQSLGACLNYAVRKAKYSYIAKFDDDDYYAPYYLTDSLQAFKRTKADIIGKRAHYMYLRGSKTLILRFPQDENRPATKLPGATLVIKRDVLNKVQFPNQSVGEDDLFCVRSKRKGYKVYSAGKYNFVAIRRKNSSNHTWIISDKELIAHHKKIPNVKNYKRFAQRKPKDVL; encoded by the coding sequence ATGGAAGCCAGCCCAAGAAAGTCTATCAAACAGCAGGGAGTTTCCATTATTACCTGCACGAATCGCCAAGGTTATGCAGGGAACCTGTTTAAGAATTACAGCAGACAGCAGCATCCACGAAAAGAACTCATTATTATCGTTAACAACGATAAAATACCGCTTTCACCCTATCAGCGCTTAGCCAAAAAACATAAAAACGTACAGGTTTTCCGCGTTCCGGGACATCAATCTCTCGGTGCTTGTTTAAACTATGCCGTCCGGAAAGCAAAATACAGCTACATTGCCAAGTTCGATGATGACGATTACTACGCCCCCTATTATTTGACCGACAGCTTGCAGGCATTTAAGAGAACCAAAGCCGATATCATCGGAAAGCGCGCACATTATATGTATCTGCGTGGATCAAAGACTCTTATCCTTCGGTTTCCCCAAGATGAGAATCGGCCCGCAACCAAACTTCCAGGCGCTACGCTGGTCATTAAACGTGACGTATTAAACAAGGTTCAGTTTCCCAATCAAAGCGTGGGTGAAGATGATCTTTTTTGCGTAAGAAGCAAGAGGAAGGGGTACAAGGTTTATTCTGCAGGAAAATATAATTTTGTGGCCATTCGCAGGAAAAATTCATCCAACCATACCTGGATCATCAGCGACAAAGAACTGATAGCTCACCATAAAAAAATCCCTAATGTTAAGAATTACAAGCGATTTGCGCAAAGAAAGCCGAAGGACGTTCTCTAA